The sequence gcaacccaagtgtccatagatgaatggagaaagaacatgtagtatatatatacaatgaaatattacttgcCATAAAAAAATGAGCTCTTtcaatttgcaacaacatggaaggacctagagggtataatgttaagaGCAATGtcagccagagaaaaataaataccatattatttcacttatatgtggaatttaagaaacaaaacaaatgaactaacaaagaaaatggagacaagcaagcaaacaaacaaaaatccagactcttaaatacggagaacaaattGTTTGCCAGAGGAAGGTAAGGGAGGAGGGGGTAGgggaaatagataaaggagattaagagtgcacttatcgTGATGATAACTGAATAATGTGttcaatcattatattgtacacctgagactaatataacactgtatgttaattatacttcaacaacaacaacagcaaagaaTTAAGGCCAATTTAGAGGATATAGTgctatcttgtggttttgatttgaattcgtctaatgactaatgatgttgagcattccTTCAAGTGCTTGAAGGAAATTGCACATCTTCTTtacagaaatgtctattcaagtcctttgctaattttaaaagatataagaCACATTAGAAAGCATATATACAAATGGCAGGAATTGGTACTATGTTATTACTAAGCAAATTAATATGCATGGACTAAACTCttccattaaaaagaagagaCTGGCATATATCTGCCTTAGCCACCTCTACTCAACATTGtctagaagttctagccagggCCACTAGGTAGGAAAATGAGATGCATATTGCACTTGTCCCTTGGAATTCTTGAGACAATCAGCATCATTGTATTATGGCGAAAAACTTTTCTGACTACCAAGATTTCAAATATTAGTATCACCCCTTTTTGTGAAGTTTCACTTTCACCACAGTTTCCTTATACTAACTGAAAGTTGCCAGTGTACATGTTCCTTAGTTCTTCTGCCATGTGTAATGATTGGGTAATATGATGGATAAATATGTGGGAGAATTATCTAAGTGAGCCCATTCTCAGGGTTAGTTCTCCTTGTCCATCTTCAGAACCTTATACAAGCCCTGCCTAAGCTCCCTGTTCTTGAGTGCATACACCATGGGGTTGAGGGCAGGAGGAATGACATTGTGTAGTACATTCAGGAGAACTGGGACAAGGGGAAGCGTCATTGCTGCATTATGGGTGATGGAAATGACAACAATGACTgtgtaaaagaacaaaatgaggatGAGGTGGGAAGTACAGGTACTTAGGGCTTTGGAAGCAGCTTCTGCTGAGTTCAGCTTTAGCACCGAGTGAAGTATCAAAGCATAtgataaaaaaatcaaagccagGTCACTCCCCATCAGTGTCCATGCCAGAAGTAGCTGGTAGATGCTGTTGATTGTCCTGTCATCACAGGATAAGCTAGTGACTCCAAGATTAGAGCACAGGCAGTGCTCAATTTGGTTCTGTGAGCAGTAGTGTCTCTGAGCAGCCAACACAGGCACTGGGATGGTAGCCAGGCTGTTTCTAAGTGCCATGAACACAGTTGCCTTGACCACAAAAGAATCAGTAACTATTGCTGGATAGCGTAGTGGTTTGCAAATGGCTACATATCTATCTATAGCCATGCAGACAAAGATACCTGATTCCATGGCTACAAAACAATGTATGACATACATCTGAGCAAAACACTCAGGGAGACTGATGGCCTTGGCACTGAACCATAAGATGGCCAAAATCTTGGGCATGATGGTGGTAGCCAGTCCCATGTCGACAACAGCCAGGACACCTAGGAAAAAGTACATAGGCTGATGCAGTGTGGCCTCCTGATTGATGATGATCAGGATAAGGATGTTGGCAGTGAGAGCTAAGAGGTAGAGCagagccaggggcagggagagccagT is a genomic window of Acinonyx jubatus isolate Ajub_Pintada_27869175 chromosome D1, VMU_Ajub_asm_v1.0, whole genome shotgun sequence containing:
- the LOC106977790 gene encoding putative olfactory receptor 56B2, with the protein product MFQHPGDSNISKFQVSEFILMGFPGIHTWQHWLSLPLALLYLLALTANILILIIINQEATLHQPMYFFLGVLAVVDMGLATTIMPKILAILWFSAKAISLPECFAQMYVIHCFVAMESGIFVCMAIDRYVAICKPLRYPAIVTDSFVVKATVFMALRNSLATIPVPVLAAQRHYCSQNQIEHCLCSNLGVTSLSCDDRTINSIYQLLLAWTLMGSDLALIFLSYALILHSVLKLNSAEAASKALSTCTSHLILILFFYTVIVVISITHNAAMTLPLVPVLLNVLHNVIPPALNPMVYALKNRELRQGLYKVLKMDKEN